From the genome of Candidatus Defluviilinea proxima:
TTCCCGTGTGAGCCAGTTTTGGTAGAGATTAGGTGTGGCGAGATTCAATGCCTGTGCGGTGCCAAGTGTAAGTTGCCAGAGACGGCTGTAAAAATTGATGATGACACGTGTACGTGGATGTGAGAGGCGTTTGATCTGCTCAAAGACGCGTTGTACATCCCACAGATCATTCACAAGGTCGGAGAGGATGATGACATCGAATGTTTCGTTGAGTGCAGAAAGGTCGTGTGCGTCTGCATGGATGAATTCGAGGTTGGGATGCTTCTTCTTTGCGCGTTCGATCATTTCTGCGGAGAAATCAACACCCACACCGCGCGATGGGTTTAAGTTAGCGAGGAGCTGTCCATTGGCGCAACCGATCTCGAGGACGCTCGAATTGGGGGATACATAAAAACGATAGAGTTCTGTCAGGCGGCGGTGATACCAAATGCCAAGTCCTTCCCAGGAATCGCGCTTGCGGGCGATAGTGTCCCAGTGGGAAATACGGGTTTGCTGGTAGGTTTCACCTGCCGGGTCAAAGGGTGGATTTATCTTCATCATGGGCACGATTTTACTGGAAATATGAAGTTTTGATGTGAACTCACAAACTGGAAAAGTGCGTAAGAAACCCCGCCGTTAACGATTCAAAAAATATATGAAAAAACTAGTTCTAGATTACGATAAGATCGCATCCGATTACAACCAGCGTTATCCCACTTCCCAGAATTGGGAACGTGGCCAGGCATTGCTAACGCTTGCGGGCCAATACAAGGACGGAATCTTTCTTGAAGTGGGAAGTGGCACAGGCCATTGGCTCAATTTGCTTCATCAAGTAACAGCCAATTTATTCGGCTTGGATTATTCGTTAGGCATGATCCAACAGGCGAAGAGACAGCCTGCTTCGTTGGAATTGACGCGCGGTTCGGCTGTACAACTTCCGTATCGGGATAATACGTTTGATCTGCTCTATTCTGTAGATGCCATTCACCATTTCGGCGATCATCGTGCGTTCATCGCAGAAGCGTTCCGCGTATTGAAACCGGGTGGCGCTTTGGCAACTATTGGACACGATCCACACAATGGGACAACGAATTGGTATATCTACAATTACTTTGATGGTGTGTATGATACCGACCTACGCCGTTATCCTGCTGGAAGTTCTGTGCTCAAGTGGATGCATGATGATGGTTTTGAAGATATCTCATCACGGACTGTAGAGCACATTTTAAATGTCCATGTAGGTGGAAGTGTTCTGCATGACCCGTTCTTGAAGCAAAATGCGACTTCACAACTGGCACTGGTCAGTAAAGAGGTTTATGATACAGGCATCGAAAGAATTAAGCAGGCGCTTGCAGACTCGCTGAAACGGAACGAAGCAATCGTGTTTAGTTCCGATATTCAGGTCAAAATGCTCCTTGGATATAAACCTGGGTAAATACATTCAAGTAAAAGATAAGAGGACCTATGCCTGAAACATCACGCCCAATTCATTACGTTGTGTTCCACAGCCCTGGCCCTAAATGGGAATATGGTGTTGACTTTAGAGAACAGGATGGAATAGGCCAACACGTTCAGCATTATTTGAAACTCCATGAGCAGGGGAAGCTTGAACTGGGCGGACCCTTCCTGTTGCCCGATGCAGGTGGGATGATGGTTGCGACAAAAGACGTATCACAAGAAGAATTGGATGCGTTTGCCGCTTCAGATCCTGCGGTGCAATCTGGTTTGCTGATCTATGAAGTTCGCCCGTGGCTGACAGCTATGGAGCGCGAATAAGAAGAGCCTTCCATATTGAATTAATGGAATAGGCGCATCCAGCTTGCAACTAGCGGATTCGTAAGCTGAAAAAATCCTGCCCGATGATTTTTCATCGGGCGTTTTCTTTTTGTCATGCTATACTCGCAAATCCATGAACGTGCTTTCCTTTCTTTTCCCAGTTCTCGGCTATATCTCAGGTTCACTTCCCTTTTCTATTTGGGTGACACGCTACGTCAAAAACGTAGACGTGCGCGATGCTGGCTCTGGTCATGCTACAACGACGAATACAATTCGACAGGCTGGTTTTGGATGGGGCGCATTGGTGTTGATCCTTGATGTCGCAAAGGGATTTATCCCCGCGTATCTTGCATTTCGATTTACAGACACAACGTGGCTTGTTGCCATCACTGCCGCATGTGCGGTCATTGGTCATTGTTGGCCGCTCTTTGCGCAATTCCGTGGTGGCATGGGGCTGGCAACTTTTGGCGGGGCGCTTCTCGCAGTCAATTGGTTCGCGTTCATCATCGGCCTTGGTTTGTTGCTTCTTCTCACGATCGCCATTCATCATGGTGCGCGTGCCAGTATTTTTACAGGCATCCTCATTACACCCCTCTTTTGGCTTTTCAATTTGCGTGGCATTGAACTTTGGGTTGCGTTGGTGGGTGGCATTGTTATTGCCTTCCGCTTCCTCATCGATTGGAATCGTCAATATCGGGAACTCTGGCTCGACCGGGAGAAATCAAAATGAAGATCGGTATCGTCACAGATTCAACATCGGATATCCCATCCTTTCTCGTTGAGCAATACGAACTCGAGGTGATTCCGTCCGTTTTAGTATTGGATGGAAAAGAATACATAGATGGCATTAGTATCTCGCGCGATGATTTCTACAAACGACTTCCCTCGCTTCAAACCCCGCCGACAACTGCCGCGCCCTCAATAGGCGATTTCTCAGCCCGATACGATTCTCTCCTCAAACGTGGCTGTGACCACATCCTTTCCATTCACCCAGCAGGACAGTTAACCACCATCGTCAATTCGGCCCGTCAGGCCGCACAGGATTTTCTGAACAAGGTCACAGTGATTGATAGCGGTTCTCTTTCTCTTGGACTTGGTTTTCAAGTCCTTGCCGCCGCCGAAGCCGCAGAGAATGGATTGCTAGCCGCCCTAAGCGCAGTAGAATCTGCACGCAAACGTCTCAAGGTCTATGCCGCTTTGGATACTCTGGAAAACCTCAAACGAAGCGGACGTGTCCCCGGTGCGGTTGCCGCGTTGGGAGGTTTGCTTTCCATCAAGCCATTGATCGAATTGATCAACGGAGAAGTCAAGCCCATTGCCGCTGTACGCACTACTAAACAAGCTAACGAACGGATATTGAATCTACTCATACAGCAAGGTAAACTCGAAAAGTTAGTGATCCTTCATACAGGCGCAGAAGCCCGTGCAAAGGAATTTTTAAATGCCCTTATGCAAAAAGCCAGCCAATCCGTGCCGCGCGATATCCTCATGGTCAATGTGACAACTGTCATTGGTACACATGTTGGCCCGAATGGGCTGGGGTTTGCCTCAATACGAAAATAAACTCATGGAACAAAATAAGTCATCAATCAATATATTCAGGGCTATTCTCAAGGCAGGTATCTTGTTCGCCTTGTTCAACTTTGCATTCATTTTTGTGAAACCTGAAGCACTGGGACAGCTATCGCTATACAACAAAGTGTTTCCCGGGCGCGAACGTTTCCCTTTTGGTGAAACACGTGAGTCCTATAACATCAGCCTGTACAATCTTGATGCGATGTTTGCATCCCATATCATTTCAGGTACCAAAAAAGCTCCAGATGAATATCGTGTAATTCTTATTGGCGATTCATCTGTGTGGGGTACACTGCTCACACCTGAACAAACCTTGGCAGGTCAGCTCAACGCAAACTCGATCACTGCCTGCAATAAAAACGTCCGCACCTATAACCTTGGGTATCCGACCATCTCGTTGACCAAGGATTTGATGCTGTTCGATCAGGCTCTGCAATATCAGCCTGATATGGTCGTTGTGTTGACCACACTCGAGTCCATGCCGCGCGACAAACAACTAACCTCGCCTTTGGTTGCCAATAACGCCGAACGAGTCCGCCAACTCATCTTTAAATATGA
Proteins encoded in this window:
- a CDS encoding DegV family protein, whose amino-acid sequence is MKIGIVTDSTSDIPSFLVEQYELEVIPSVLVLDGKEYIDGISISRDDFYKRLPSLQTPPTTAAPSIGDFSARYDSLLKRGCDHILSIHPAGQLTTIVNSARQAAQDFLNKVTVIDSGSLSLGLGFQVLAAAEAAENGLLAALSAVESARKRLKVYAALDTLENLKRSGRVPGAVAALGGLLSIKPLIELINGEVKPIAAVRTTKQANERILNLLIQQGKLEKLVILHTGAEARAKEFLNALMQKASQSVPRDILMVNVTTVIGTHVGPNGLGFASIRK
- a CDS encoding glycerol-3-phosphate acyltransferase, with product MNVLSFLFPVLGYISGSLPFSIWVTRYVKNVDVRDAGSGHATTTNTIRQAGFGWGALVLILDVAKGFIPAYLAFRFTDTTWLVAITAACAVIGHCWPLFAQFRGGMGLATFGGALLAVNWFAFIIGLGLLLLLTIAIHHGARASIFTGILITPLFWLFNLRGIELWVALVGGIVIAFRFLIDWNRQYRELWLDREKSK
- a CDS encoding class I SAM-dependent methyltransferase; the protein is MKKLVLDYDKIASDYNQRYPTSQNWERGQALLTLAGQYKDGIFLEVGSGTGHWLNLLHQVTANLFGLDYSLGMIQQAKRQPASLELTRGSAVQLPYRDNTFDLLYSVDAIHHFGDHRAFIAEAFRVLKPGGALATIGHDPHNGTTNWYIYNYFDGVYDTDLRRYPAGSSVLKWMHDDGFEDISSRTVEHILNVHVGGSVLHDPFLKQNATSQLALVSKEVYDTGIERIKQALADSLKRNEAIVFSSDIQVKMLLGYKPG
- a CDS encoding SGNH/GDSL hydrolase family protein; this translates as MEQNKSSINIFRAILKAGILFALFNFAFIFVKPEALGQLSLYNKVFPGRERFPFGETRESYNISLYNLDAMFASHIISGTKKAPDEYRVILIGDSSVWGTLLTPEQTLAGQLNANSITACNKNVRTYNLGYPTISLTKDLMLFDQALQYQPDMVVVLTTLESMPRDKQLTSPLVANNAERVRQLIFKYELNADTNDPVLVKPSKWEQTFVSQRRNIADLLRLQIDGALWASTGIDQVYPEKYERAQTDLGNELEYHGLIQKSNLRDALALDVLDAMMSATQVPTLLVNEPILISQGINSDLRYNFFYPRWAYDEYRNVMNEYTSAHDKLYLDLWDILPPSEFTNSAIHLTPHGESLLASKIAEAIQIHCK